A DNA window from Ipomoea triloba cultivar NCNSP0323 chromosome 10, ASM357664v1 contains the following coding sequences:
- the LOC116032325 gene encoding BTB/POZ domain and ankyrin repeat-containing protein NPR1 produces the protein MGSSFEPSSSISFTSSSQTSNGSIGQIVPPSGGSSLEIISLSKLSNSLEQLLSDTTSDFSDADIVVEGTTVGVHRCILAARSKFFHVLFRKEKEGVGKEGKPRYCMEDLLPYGEVGYEAFLTFLSYLYTGKLKPSPPEVSTCVDTICAHDSCRPAINFVVEMMFASSVFQVPELLSLFQRRLLNFVGRAVVEDVIPILVVAFHCQSNQLLNECIDRVARSDLESIFIEKEVPFEVAERIKLQRVKSQADENKAMPLDPLREKRIRRIYKALDSDDVELVNLLLTESDVTLDEAYALHYAIAHCDPKIVTEVLSLGLADVNLRNPRGYTVLHIAAMRKEPSIIVSLLTKGACVLESTWDGQSAVRICRRLTRPKDYHAKTEQGQEANKDRICIDVLEREMLRKPMAGDGLSSSPMMADDLHMKLLYLENRVAFARLLFPLEAKLAMEIANAEMTAEFAGFLASKGSNGNLREVDLNETPIMQKNRLLSRLEALSKTVELGRRYFPNCSLVLDKFMEDDLPDLFYLEKGTSEEQKIKRKRFKELKDDVQRAFNKDKAENRCSGLSSSSSCNSLKDHMSYKFRKM, from the exons ATGGGTAGTTCTTTTGAGCCATCATCATCCATAAGTTTCACTTCATCATCACAGACATCGAATGGGTCGATTGGGCAGATTGTGCCACCTTCTGGTGGATCTAGTCTTGAAATTATCAGTTTAAGTAAGCTCAGCAATAGTTTGGAGCAACTCTTGTCTGATACAACTTCAGATTTTAGTGATGCTGATATTGTTGTAGAGGGGACTACGGTTGGTGTCCACCGGTGTATATTAGCAGCTAGGAGTAAGTTTTTTCATGTGCTCtttagaaaagaaaaggagGGCGTTGGAAAGGAAGGTAAACCGAGGTATTGTATGGAAGATTTGCTGCCTTATGGTGAGGTTGGATACGAGGCTTTCCTCACTTTCTTGAGCTATCTGTACACGGGAAAACTGAAGCCTTCTCCACCAGAGGTTTCTACTTGTGTTGACACCATATGTGCACATGATTCTTGTAGGCCAGCGATTAACTTTGTCGTGGAAATGATGTTTGCATCTTCGGTATTTCAGGTGCCAGAGTTACTCTCACTTTTTCAG AGGCGCCTTCTTAATTTTGTTGGAAGAGCTGTAGTGGAAGATGTCATCCCTATACTAGTTGTTGCCTTCCATTGCCAATCAAATCAGCTTCTCAATGAATGCATTGATAGAGTGGCTCGATCAGATCTTGAAAGCATATTTATTGAGAAAGAGGTCCCCTTTGAGGTTGCTGAGCGCATTAAATTGCAGCGGGTCAAGTCTCAGGCAGATGAAAATAAAGCCATGCCACTAGATCCACTGCGTGAGAAAAGAATAAGGAGAATATACAAGGCATTAGACTCGGATGATGTTGAACTTGTCAATCTTCTCCTGACTGAGTCTGATGTAACACTAGATGAAGCCTATGCTCTTCATTATGCTATCGCGCATTGTGATCCCAAGATTGTGACTGAGGTGCTAAGTCTGGGTTTAGCTGATGTAAACCTTCGGAATCCTCGGGGTTACACTGTGCTTCATATTGCCGCAATGCGCAAGGAGCCATCAATCATAGTGTCCCTTCTGACAAAGGGGGCTTGTGTATTGGAGTCAACATGGGATGGACAAAGTGCAGTTAGAATCTGCAGGCGGTTAACTAGGCCGAAAGATTATCATGCAAAAACAGAACAAGGCCAGGAAGCGAACAAAGACAGGATATGTATTGATGTCTTAGAGAGGGAGATGCTCAGGAAACCAATGGCTGGAGATGGGTTATCCTCTTCACCAATGATGGCTGATGATCTGCACATGAAACTCCTTTACCTGGAAAATAGAG TGGCATTTGCACGACTACTATTCCCCCTTGAAGCTAAACTAGCCATGGAAATTGCAAATGCTGAGATGACAGCTGAGTTTGCCGGTTTCTTGGCATCTAAAGGTTCAAATGGGAATTTGAGGGAGGTGGATTTGAACGAGACACCAATAATGCAGAAAAATAGACTTCTGTCAAGGTTAGAAGCCCTCTCAAAGACAG TGGAGCTGGGCCGACGTTATTTTCCCAATTGCTCTCTTGTTCTGGATAAGTTCATGGAGGACGACTTACCTGATCTATTCTACCTAGAGAAGGGCACTTCAGAGGAGCAAAAAATTAAGAGGAAGCGATTTAAAGAGCTCAAAGATGATGTCCAAAGGGCATTCAACAAGGACAAGGCTGAAAATCGTTGCTCTGGCTTGTCTTCATCTTCGTCTTGCAATTCTCTGAAAGACCATATGAGTTATAAATTTAGGAAAATGTGA